In Clostridium sporogenes, one genomic interval encodes:
- a CDS encoding phosphate ABC transporter substrate-binding protein, which yields MKKKLSVLLGVLLTSALLFTACGSKQTSNSNEESSKKESGKIMCIGSSTLAPVVSKAGDTLKSKHGTWKKMNDKLPDENIELAVSSGGSGAGVKAALEKTANFGLISREVSKDEKAKMKEYNEIKLGYDALTLSVNPQNPILKNKKGLTSGEIQKIFSGEAKTWKDVDPSLPANKIVLVVRDAGGGAAKVFQKAVMGDKKVSKDAVQAPSMGALTQKVIENKDAIGYASVGLVDQNKGKLIPMEVDNIAPTKENISSGKYKIARPLLLIKDGKLTGVEQTFVDFLKSEEGLKIIDESGFVSIK from the coding sequence ATGAAAAAAAAGCTCAGTGTATTGTTAGGTGTTTTATTAACATCTGCGTTACTTTTTACTGCCTGTGGAAGTAAACAAACTTCTAATAGCAATGAAGAATCCTCAAAAAAAGAATCAGGCAAAATAATGTGCATAGGTTCTTCAACTTTAGCTCCAGTAGTTTCTAAAGCAGGGGATACTTTAAAATCTAAACATGGTACATGGAAAAAAATGAATGATAAACTTCCAGATGAAAATATAGAGTTAGCAGTATCTTCAGGAGGTTCTGGAGCAGGAGTAAAGGCTGCTTTAGAAAAAACAGCTAATTTTGGCTTAATATCTAGAGAAGTTAGTAAAGATGAAAAGGCTAAAATGAAAGAATACAATGAAATAAAACTAGGATATGATGCATTAACCCTTTCAGTTAATCCACAGAATCCAATATTAAAAAATAAAAAAGGTCTTACTTCAGGAGAAATTCAAAAAATATTTTCTGGTGAAGCTAAAACTTGGAAAGATGTAGATCCGTCACTTCCAGCTAATAAAATAGTACTTGTAGTTAGAGATGCTGGTGGCGGCGCCGCAAAAGTATTCCAAAAGGCTGTTATGGGAGATAAAAAAGTAAGCAAAGATGCTGTACAAGCGCCCTCTATGGGAGCATTAACTCAAAAGGTTATAGAAAATAAGGATGCAATAGGATATGCTTCAGTAGGACTTGTAGATCAAAATAAGGGTAAGTTAATACCAATGGAAGTTGATAATATAGCCCCAACAAAAGAAAATATATCTAGTGGAAAATATAAGATAGCTAGACCACTTTTACTTATAAAAGATGGTAAACTTACAGGAGTAGAACAAACTTTTGTAGATTTCTTAAAATCTGAGGAGGGCTTAAAAATAATTGATGAATCAGGTTTTGTTTCTATAAAATAA
- the pstA gene encoding phosphate ABC transporter permease PstA — translation MKKSLKDILLLLWYFLSTFLVVFIVFFIIAYVIKNGIHTINKDFLLDNPKGMPLGKEGGIFPAIVGSLLLMFISSITASILGISTAVYLTLYNKNKKIDSIIHIIIHSISGIPSIVLGLFGYSFLVFFLDLGVSLLAGAITLSIMIFPYIEVVTEKAIEEVDKKLIVSSYSLGIDKTYTFFKIILPQCVEEIVSGIMLSGGFAMGATAPIMLTSAVISAPTPNSIMSPVMALSYHLYILISQGISMENAYGTAFVLMSILIILNFLSMLIVRRRRV, via the coding sequence ATGAAAAAATCCTTAAAAGATATTTTATTATTACTTTGGTATTTTTTAAGTACCTTTTTAGTAGTATTTATAGTTTTTTTTATAATAGCTTATGTGATTAAAAATGGTATACATACTATAAACAAAGATTTCTTATTAGATAACCCAAAGGGTATGCCCCTAGGGAAAGAAGGGGGAATATTTCCAGCTATAGTAGGAAGTCTATTACTTATGTTTATAAGTTCCATAACTGCATCAATACTAGGTATATCTACAGCAGTTTATCTTACTTTATACAATAAAAATAAAAAAATAGATAGTATAATACATATAATAATACATTCCATATCCGGCATTCCATCCATAGTTTTAGGCTTGTTTGGATATTCATTTTTGGTATTCTTTTTAGATTTAGGAGTATCTCTTTTAGCAGGAGCTATAACTTTGTCCATAATGATTTTTCCATATATAGAAGTGGTTACGGAAAAGGCTATAGAGGAAGTAGATAAAAAATTAATAGTATCCTCATATTCTTTAGGTATAGATAAGACCTATACTTTTTTTAAAATAATATTGCCTCAGTGTGTAGAAGAGATAGTGTCTGGAATAATGTTATCTGGTGGATTTGCTATGGGGGCAACAGCACCTATTATGTTAACCTCTGCTGTGATTTCAGCACCAACACCGAATTCTATAATGTCACCAGTGATGGCTTTATCCTATCATCTTTATATATTAATAAGTCAGGGGATATCTATGGAGAATGCTTATGGAACGGCTTTTGTTTTAATGAGCATATTAATAATTTTAAATTTTTTATCTATGCTAATTGTAAGAAGAAGGAGGGTGTAA
- a CDS encoding immunoglobulin-like domain-containing protein, with the protein MKKFKRVLASSTILALVLQTNIIGSNVKAYDGQVKRFEGNNRYETAAKLATSNWTKSDNIVLASGEGYADTLSASVLAKRLNAPIILTNPNNLNDNARQTIEKLKAKNIYVIGGEASISSKIRNELKDSYKLIELKGKDRFETNLSVAEEMVKLGVDTSEVMVVNGKDGFSDALSAAPIAAANGQILLIVSKDNGKTATEFIQKHNSKATVIGTKNVISDKIYNSIGASRRVDGGANRFETNLKILKEFNVKSDTHLYIANSTGKGYADALVASVLAGKFSAPLILTDTKDSKDTEKALKYIKDNIKGMTEVNAVGGKVVIPQSITEDINKYIKKKPEPKPDKPEPKPDKPEPKPDKPELKPNKPEPKPENKAPIATGTLNKSIYNITKNKWEITVNLKDLNNDGNQSDIAFKDPDGDKLTYTATIDGENKDKAEVTVKDSNITIKTKQEFKGQVKIIITASDGKKSVSDFFKVNVDNIDNKEEIKTVYANLVQKEKAKLDLGDLNNVIGDLNLPIKGENGVQIDWKSTNVNIVNNTGKVTRPKATEGDTIITLTATLSKGEAKDTKNFVITVKAKEFTDEELVDISLKDLKLEGNLNSVVDNIKLPTRDEKNKVDIEWRSSNNDILSNTGVVKRTNKDENITLTAVVKRGTVKKNKEFNVVVKANEAKTEDNLKLISDSLKIDNINSIEKDISLETSLDGANIIWKSSNEAIIDNTGKVKRPNIGQADANVVLTATISKNGKSVTKEFNLKVKALKELVANNKEEFYNIIKDALEKFQTNISIKISNYNDKDYKLDILNQIVLEYPEINYGYSGVRGQLSGYQGSSEKTINLTITYKLDKATMEMEKTAVKVKVQEIIKNVIKEGMSDAEKELALHDYIVKNAEYNIDNYNKGIILAEDHNAYGVLAKGIGVCESYAKAMYELLNAAGIECKYVTGVSVHNGKDGGGHAWNMVKLDNEWYNLDATWDDPVSDRNGAESVNKNTNSMATVNHTYFNIPDSIFNKDHKRGNFEQNYPTCTATKYSYNNMDVDEYTADGKLIKKVTTKDELDEEILKALKEKNLALSLRIKGFKMTQKELSTELEKVANNNSVGALKWITSSPDEYHVNYTIQWTN; encoded by the coding sequence ATGAAAAAATTTAAAAGAGTTTTAGCCAGTTCAACCATTCTAGCTTTAGTTTTGCAAACTAATATTATTGGTAGTAATGTAAAAGCTTATGATGGACAAGTAAAAAGATTTGAGGGAAATAATAGATACGAAACGGCTGCTAAACTAGCTACATCTAATTGGACAAAGTCTGATAATATTGTTCTTGCATCTGGTGAAGGTTATGCAGATACTTTAAGTGCTTCTGTGCTTGCTAAAAGATTAAATGCACCAATAATCTTAACTAATCCTAATAATTTAAATGATAATGCAAGACAAACTATAGAAAAATTAAAAGCTAAAAATATTTATGTTATAGGTGGAGAGGCATCTATATCTTCTAAAATAAGAAATGAACTTAAAGATAGTTATAAATTAATAGAATTAAAAGGTAAAGACAGATTTGAAACTAATTTAAGTGTAGCTGAAGAGATGGTCAAACTAGGAGTAGATACTAGCGAGGTTATGGTAGTAAACGGGAAGGATGGTTTTTCTGATGCTTTATCAGCAGCTCCAATTGCAGCAGCTAATGGACAAATACTTTTGATAGTATCTAAAGATAATGGAAAAACTGCTACAGAATTTATACAAAAGCATAATTCAAAAGCTACAGTAATAGGAACTAAGAATGTTATATCTGATAAAATTTACAATAGTATTGGAGCTAGTAGAAGAGTTGATGGTGGTGCAAATAGATTTGAAACAAACTTAAAAATATTAAAAGAATTTAATGTTAAATCTGATACCCATTTATACATAGCCAATTCTACGGGGAAAGGCTATGCAGATGCTTTAGTAGCCTCTGTATTAGCAGGAAAATTTAGTGCACCATTAATTTTAACTGATACAAAAGATTCAAAGGATACAGAAAAGGCTTTAAAATATATAAAAGATAATATTAAAGGAATGACAGAAGTAAATGCTGTTGGCGGAAAAGTTGTTATACCTCAAAGTATAACAGAGGATATAAATAAATATATAAAGAAAAAACCAGAACCAAAGCCAGATAAGCCGGAACCAAAACCAGATAAACCAGAGCCAAAACCAGACAAACCAGAACTAAAACCCAATAAGCCAGAGCCAAAACCAGAAAATAAAGCTCCTATAGCAACGGGAACTTTAAATAAAAGTATATATAATATAACTAAAAATAAATGGGAAATTACAGTTAATCTTAAGGATTTAAATAATGATGGAAATCAATCTGATATAGCTTTTAAAGATCCTGATGGAGATAAATTAACCTATACTGCTACAATAGACGGAGAAAACAAAGATAAAGCAGAGGTAACGGTTAAAGATAGTAATATAACTATAAAAACAAAACAAGAATTCAAAGGTCAGGTTAAGATAATTATTACAGCTAGTGATGGTAAAAAATCTGTATCTGATTTCTTTAAAGTAAATGTAGACAATATAGATAATAAAGAAGAAATTAAAACAGTTTATGCTAATTTAGTTCAAAAAGAAAAAGCCAAATTAGATTTAGGAGATTTAAATAATGTAATAGGGGATTTAAATTTACCTATTAAGGGAGAAAATGGTGTACAAATAGATTGGAAATCTACTAATGTAAATATAGTAAATAATACAGGTAAAGTTACAAGACCTAAGGCAACAGAAGGTGATACTATAATAACTTTAACAGCTACTTTATCAAAAGGTGAAGCTAAGGACACAAAGAATTTTGTTATAACTGTTAAAGCTAAAGAATTTACAGATGAAGAACTTGTGGATATTTCACTAAAAGATTTAAAATTAGAAGGTAATCTTAATTCTGTAGTTGATAATATAAAATTACCTACAAGAGATGAGAAAAATAAGGTAGATATAGAATGGAGATCAAGCAATAATGATATTCTTTCAAATACAGGTGTAGTTAAAAGGACAAATAAAGATGAAAATATAACATTAACAGCTGTAGTAAAGAGAGGCACTGTAAAAAAGAATAAAGAATTTAATGTTGTAGTTAAGGCTAATGAAGCTAAAACAGAAGATAATCTAAAATTAATAAGTGATTCTTTAAAAATAGATAACATAAATAGTATAGAGAAAGATATTAGCTTAGAGACTTCTTTAGATGGAGCCAATATAATATGGAAGTCCAGTAATGAAGCTATAATAGATAATACAGGGAAAGTTAAAAGACCTAATATAGGACAAGCGGATGCTAATGTAGTTTTAACAGCTACTATAAGTAAAAATGGAAAGAGTGTAACTAAAGAATTTAATTTAAAAGTTAAAGCTTTAAAAGAATTAGTAGCTAATAATAAAGAAGAATTTTACAATATAATAAAAGATGCTTTAGAAAAGTTTCAAACTAATATATCTATAAAAATATCAAATTATAATGATAAGGATTATAAATTAGATATATTAAATCAGATAGTTCTAGAATATCCAGAAATCAATTATGGTTATTCAGGTGTAAGAGGCCAGCTTTCAGGATATCAAGGTAGTTCTGAGAAAACAATAAACTTAACTATAACTTATAAATTAGATAAAGCTACCATGGAAATGGAAAAAACAGCAGTAAAAGTTAAGGTACAAGAAATTATAAAGAATGTTATAAAAGAAGGTATGTCTGATGCAGAGAAAGAATTAGCTTTACATGATTATATAGTTAAAAATGCAGAATATAATATAGACAATTACAATAAGGGAATAATTTTAGCAGAAGATCATAATGCTTATGGTGTTTTAGCAAAAGGTATTGGTGTTTGTGAAAGCTATGCAAAGGCTATGTATGAATTGTTAAATGCAGCAGGTATAGAATGTAAATATGTTACAGGGGTTTCTGTACATAATGGTAAAGATGGTGGTGGACATGCGTGGAATATGGTTAAATTAGATAATGAATGGTACAATCTAGATGCTACATGGGATGATCCAGTTTCTGATAGAAATGGTGCTGAAAGTGTAAATAAAAATACTAATTCTATGGCAACAGTTAATCATACTTATTTTAATATTCCTGATAGTATTTTTAATAAAGATCACAAAAGAGGAAATTTTGAACAAAATTATCCAACATGCACAGCTACAAAATATTCATATAATAATATGGATGTAGATGAGTATACAGCAGATGGAAAATTAATTAAAAAAGTTACAACTAAGGATGAATTGGATGAAGAAATTTTAAAAGCTTTAAAAGAGAAGAACTTAGCATTAAGTTTAAGAATTAAAGGATTTAAAATGACGCAAAAAGAATTAAGTACTGAATTAGAGAAGGTTGCAAATAATAATAGTGTAGGTGCATTGAAATGGATAACAAGTTCACCAGATGAATATCATGTTAACTATACTATACAATGGACCAATTAA
- the pstC gene encoding phosphate ABC transporter permease subunit PstC produces MKILYKFWDRLFYYIIKFFTFLSIVILSLILIFILKESLNIFQNISFIDFITKSVWDPLGEPPNLSILSFIVSTIYITFLAVIIALPIAIGTSIFLANIALKRLRNILKPMIDMLSGIPSVIYGFIGLSVVVKFFERRLGVSSGECILSAAIVLAIMILPFIISNCTDTMIKVYDKYFLYSKSLGISKWYMMNNLIIPASKKAILASIILAVGRGMGETMAVMMVIGNSPLMPKLLGKGETIPSLIALEMGSAQVGSMHYNGLFASGLILMIMLFIINSIFYMLKKNIQQ; encoded by the coding sequence GTGAAAATTTTGTATAAATTTTGGGATAGACTTTTTTATTACATAATAAAATTTTTTACATTTCTATCCATAGTAATTTTATCTTTGATACTTATATTCATATTGAAAGAAAGCTTAAATATATTCCAAAATATATCCTTTATAGACTTTATAACTAAAAGTGTATGGGACCCCTTAGGAGAGCCGCCTAATTTATCTATACTAAGTTTTATAGTATCTACTATATATATAACTTTTTTAGCAGTAATAATAGCCCTGCCTATAGCAATAGGTACTTCTATATTTTTAGCTAATATAGCCTTAAAAAGATTAAGAAATATTTTAAAACCTATGATAGATATGTTGTCAGGAATTCCATCTGTAATATATGGCTTTATTGGACTTTCTGTAGTTGTAAAATTTTTTGAGAGAAGATTAGGTGTTTCATCTGGAGAATGTATTTTAAGTGCAGCCATAGTCTTAGCCATTATGATACTTCCCTTTATAATATCTAATTGTACTGATACTATGATAAAAGTTTATGATAAATATTTTCTTTATTCAAAGTCTTTAGGTATATCAAAATGGTATATGATGAATAATTTGATAATTCCAGCATCTAAAAAAGCAATATTAGCTTCTATAATTTTAGCAGTAGGAAGAGGTATGGGTGAGACTATGGCAGTTATGATGGTTATAGGTAATAGTCCATTAATGCCAAAACTATTAGGTAAAGGAGAAACTATACCTTCCTTAATAGCCCTAGAAATGGGTTCAGCTCAGGTAGGTAGTATGCATTATAATGGACTTTTTGCATCAGGATTGATACTTATGATAATGCTCTTTATTATAAATTCCATATTTTATATGCTAAAGAAAAATATACAACAATAA
- a CDS encoding DUF5050 domain-containing protein, producing MKRTRQILYLIILIFSLNVSNVLAADNIKKYPAPDVEKRSYSTTVTYDKYLYDNILNGLINLKDKVDTSAYSKNADEVFKVLEKVLDDHPEIFYFDYEKCSFWSNGVLELGYRESKETINTMKQQLDTKVQSITNNVVTADMSELEKEMAIHDYIVLNTKYDEEALNGNISSELIFTSYGCLVNNFAVCDGYAKAMQLLLNKVGVYTIRVTGSGNGVSHAWNIVRINGKNYQVDATWNDPVPDSGYVRYKYFNMSDADIAKDHYWVKADFPVCNDNSFKYLHKADYVVKDLDYIYYSNNEDDYNLYKMKIDGSNNQMLTEDRAVNLVYYNDYIYFSNYSDEGTLYKVKNDGTELEQILDNHVENLHYSNGYLTYYNEDLSKDEKMKLDQITYEVENKEKFNEIFSSYKDWGQAKEVPRNKIWKISFNRAINPENLKDQVYVMDSSFNKVTDIDVNINEGKNIIITKKTLYKRGGLYYLVISKPIKDIKGKEIKEPVIMRFKVY from the coding sequence ATGAAAAGAACAAGACAAATTTTATATTTAATTATTCTTATATTTTCTCTAAATGTTAGTAATGTTTTAGCAGCGGATAATATAAAAAAATATCCAGCACCGGATGTAGAAAAGCGTTCCTATTCTACAACGGTAACATATGATAAGTATCTTTATGATAATATCTTAAATGGACTTATAAACTTAAAAGATAAGGTAGATACATCTGCTTATTCTAAAAATGCGGATGAGGTTTTTAAGGTTTTAGAAAAAGTTTTAGATGATCATCCAGAAATATTTTATTTTGATTATGAGAAATGTTCATTTTGGAGTAATGGAGTATTAGAATTAGGATATAGAGAGAGTAAAGAAACAATAAACACCATGAAACAACAATTGGATACTAAGGTACAATCTATAACAAATAATGTGGTAACTGCAGATATGTCTGAACTTGAAAAAGAAATGGCTATTCATGATTATATAGTTTTAAATACTAAATATGATGAAGAGGCCTTAAATGGAAATATTAGTTCAGAGTTAATTTTTACTTCCTATGGATGTCTTGTAAATAACTTCGCTGTATGTGATGGTTATGCCAAAGCTATGCAGCTTCTATTAAATAAAGTAGGGGTTTATACTATAAGGGTAACTGGAAGCGGTAATGGTGTTAGCCATGCTTGGAATATAGTAAGAATAAATGGTAAGAACTATCAAGTAGATGCTACTTGGAATGATCCAGTGCCAGATAGCGGCTATGTTCGTTATAAATATTTCAATATGTCAGATGCAGATATTGCAAAGGATCATTACTGGGTTAAAGCTGATTTCCCTGTTTGTAATGATAATTCTTTTAAATATTTACACAAAGCAGATTATGTAGTTAAAGATTTAGATTATATTTATTATAGTAACAATGAAGATGATTATAATCTTTATAAAATGAAGATAGATGGAAGTAATAATCAAATGCTTACAGAGGATAGAGCTGTAAATTTGGTTTACTACAATGACTATATATATTTTAGTAATTATTCAGATGAAGGAACTTTATATAAAGTAAAGAATGATGGTACAGAATTAGAACAAATTTTGGACAATCATGTAGAAAATTTACATTATTCAAATGGGTACTTAACCTATTATAATGAGGATCTTTCTAAAGATGAAAAAATGAAATTAGATCAAATAACCTATGAAGTAGAAAATAAAGAAAAGTTTAATGAAATTTTTTCTTCCTATAAAGACTGGGGACAAGCAAAAGAAGTTCCACGTAATAAGATTTGGAAGATTAGTTTTAATAGGGCTATAAATCCAGAGAATTTGAAAGATCAAGTTTATGTAATGGATAGTTCATTCAATAAAGTAACAGATATAGATGTAAATATTAATGAAGGTAAAAATATAATAATAACGAAAAAAACTCTATATAAAAGAGGTGGATTATATTATTTAGTTATAAGTAAACCTATTAAAGATATTAAAGGAAAGGAAATAAAAGAACCGGTTATAATGAGATTTAAAGTATATTAA
- a CDS encoding acyltransferase, producing the protein MDLLRALSTIAVILIHVTGTILYNSNNRSLTYNSSLVLNQLTRFSVPAFIFLSGFGLALSYKKESKYLVYLGHRLKKVVPDYFAWYIVYIFLLEDINLSYHDKIISIFHGTLYYHFYFVPIIIILYLIFPIFYNFFRTKLALFITFFLNMDIYILLRYPNIPKSISENLTRESVVSWIFYFVLGVYFCSNYDKVHIFIKKHRNKLLFLLLLSTYILLKDTFLCLKANNDLDYGTTFIRPSVMLFSTFFILYIMSFNFNDLSFKKIFYMISKHSYTIYLSHPLLLYWLKKYYIENKYIIGSYKFFIIVFFTCFIGGLLISILINKFKKLL; encoded by the coding sequence ATGGATTTATTAAGAGCTTTATCTACCATAGCAGTTATATTAATTCATGTAACAGGCACTATATTATATAATAGCAATAATAGAAGTTTAACTTATAATTCTTCCCTTGTTTTAAACCAGTTAACAAGATTTTCAGTACCTGCTTTTATATTTTTATCTGGTTTTGGACTAGCCCTAAGCTATAAAAAGGAAAGTAAATACCTAGTCTATTTAGGCCATAGACTAAAAAAAGTAGTACCAGACTACTTTGCATGGTATATTGTATATATTTTTCTACTAGAAGATATAAACCTAAGTTATCATGATAAAATAATTAGCATTTTTCATGGGACACTATACTATCACTTTTATTTTGTTCCTATAATAATTATATTATATTTAATATTTCCTATATTTTATAATTTTTTCAGAACTAAATTGGCATTATTTATTACCTTTTTTCTGAATATGGACATATATATATTACTTAGATATCCTAATATACCAAAAAGTATTAGTGAAAATTTAACTAGAGAAAGTGTAGTTAGCTGGATATTTTATTTTGTTTTAGGAGTTTATTTTTGTAGTAATTATGATAAAGTACATATTTTTATAAAAAAACATAGAAACAAATTACTTTTTCTATTGTTATTATCTACATATATATTATTAAAAGATACATTTTTATGTTTAAAAGCAAATAATGATTTAGATTATGGAACAACTTTTATAAGACCTTCTGTTATGTTATTTAGTACATTTTTCATATTATACATAATGAGTTTTAATTTTAATGATTTAAGTTTTAAAAAAATATTCTATATGATATCAAAACATTCCTATACAATATATTTATCCCATCCTTTACTGCTCTATTGGTTAAAAAAATATTATATTGAAAATAAATATATAATAGGAAGCTATAAATTCTTTATAATTGTTTTTTTTACTTGTTTTATCGGAGGTCTTTTAATATCAATATTAATAAATAAATTTAAAAAATTATTATAA